A single Crateriforma conspicua DNA region contains:
- a CDS encoding CaiB/BaiF CoA transferase family protein, with protein MKPLEDILVIDLSQFLSGPSASLRLADLGARVIKVERPATGDICRHLYVSDCEIDGESTIFHAINRNKEGYVADLKDAGDLAKVRQLIAKADVVLHNFRPGVIDRLGLDYASVKAINPGIVYGEISGYGKEGPWKSKPGQDLLAQSLSGMTWLSGNADDGPVPVGVAIADIWAGALLVTGVLACLVRRSIRGEGGLVEVNMLEAMLDYQFEPLTVHLQDGSQPERTATNNAHALLGAPYGVYQTADGYLALAMASIVQLGELLDCQELTRYTNPKGWYDQRDEIKQILVDRLVTRPTADWLAILEPADIWCAEVLNWDRLMHSEGFQVLDMTQQVTRGNGTGYQTTCCPIRIDGQRLKASRGSCDLGEHNEAIDREFAIAGG; from the coding sequence ATGAAGCCGTTGGAAGACATCCTGGTCATCGATCTCAGTCAGTTCTTGTCCGGTCCGTCGGCCAGTCTGCGGTTGGCGGATTTGGGGGCTCGGGTGATCAAAGTCGAGCGTCCGGCGACGGGCGACATCTGCCGGCACTTGTACGTTTCTGACTGTGAGATCGACGGCGAATCGACGATCTTCCATGCGATCAATCGCAACAAAGAAGGCTACGTTGCCGATCTGAAAGACGCGGGAGATCTTGCCAAGGTTCGGCAACTGATCGCGAAAGCCGATGTGGTACTGCATAACTTTCGGCCCGGCGTGATCGATCGACTTGGGTTGGATTATGCCAGCGTCAAAGCGATCAATCCCGGAATCGTTTATGGCGAGATCAGCGGCTATGGCAAAGAAGGGCCTTGGAAATCCAAGCCGGGCCAGGACTTGCTGGCCCAATCCTTATCCGGCATGACGTGGCTTAGCGGTAATGCCGATGACGGCCCGGTTCCGGTCGGTGTTGCGATAGCGGACATCTGGGCTGGTGCATTGTTGGTGACGGGTGTTCTGGCTTGTCTGGTGCGGCGATCGATTCGTGGCGAAGGCGGCTTAGTGGAAGTCAACATGCTGGAAGCGATGTTGGATTATCAATTCGAACCGCTGACCGTGCATCTTCAAGACGGTTCGCAACCCGAACGGACCGCCACGAACAACGCACACGCGTTGCTGGGGGCACCGTACGGCGTCTACCAGACCGCGGACGGATACCTGGCGTTGGCGATGGCCAGCATCGTTCAGTTGGGCGAACTGTTGGATTGTCAGGAACTGACACGGTACACCAATCCGAAAGGCTGGTACGACCAGCGGGACGAGATCAAACAAATCTTGGTCGACCGCTTGGTCACTCGACCGACCGCGGATTGGTTGGCGATTCTGGAACCGGCAGACATCTGGTGTGCCGAGGTGTTGAACTGGGATCGTCTGATGCACTCCGAAGGATTCCAGGTTTTGGACATGACCCAGCAAGTCACCCGCGGCAACGGAACCGGTTATCAAACCACGTGCTGTCCGATTCGCATCGACGGCCAGCGTTTGAAGGCGTCGCGTGGGTCCTGTGATCTGGGCGAACACAACGAGGCGATCGATCGCGAATTTGCGATTGCAGGTGGATGA
- a CDS encoding IclR family transcriptional regulator: MQDSAPPAAAKSETAKYSVPAFEQGLDLLELLMDSPLPLSQKTIASRMQRPVSSVFRLLNCLEQRGYVQRDPETSGYSPTMRLYRLAHTCPAHVRFRELAMAPMQALARQVGESCHLSIREGDRVRVIYNQPSPHMHSLNVSEDTTYSLIDTTAGKMLLAHLPASIRDGWLAGLSDFQALNKTQQTELKQQLLSLQRKKVMTVPSRLTPGVLDVDVLLEDAWLGENAVLAVPCIQKRSKTEIKTDLLPTIQDAASQITTLLKGM; the protein is encoded by the coding sequence GTGCAGGATTCCGCCCCTCCCGCCGCCGCCAAGTCGGAAACGGCCAAGTACAGCGTCCCGGCATTCGAACAGGGTTTGGACCTGTTGGAACTGCTGATGGATTCCCCTCTGCCGCTGTCGCAGAAGACGATCGCGAGCCGCATGCAGCGTCCGGTCAGTTCGGTCTTTCGTCTGTTGAATTGCCTGGAACAACGCGGATACGTCCAACGTGATCCCGAAACCAGCGGCTACAGCCCGACCATGCGACTGTACCGCTTGGCCCACACTTGCCCGGCTCATGTGCGGTTTCGCGAACTGGCCATGGCTCCGATGCAAGCGTTGGCTCGACAGGTCGGTGAATCCTGCCACTTGTCGATTCGCGAAGGCGATCGCGTGCGTGTCATTTACAACCAACCCAGCCCGCACATGCATTCGCTGAACGTCAGCGAAGACACGACGTACAGCCTGATCGACACGACCGCCGGCAAAATGCTGTTGGCGCATCTTCCCGCCTCGATACGTGACGGCTGGCTGGCAGGGCTGAGCGATTTCCAAGCGTTGAACAAGACACAACAAACCGAACTCAAGCAGCAATTGCTGTCGCTCCAGCGAAAGAAGGTCATGACCGTCCCCAGCCGTCTGACACCCGGCGTCTTGGACGTCGACGTTTTGCTGGAAGACGCTTGGCTGGGTGAAAACGCGGTCCTGGCCGTTCCCTGCATTCAGAAACGAAGCAAGACCGAAATCAAAACCGATTTGCTGCCCACCATCCAAGATGCGGCATCCCAAATCACCACCCTTTTGAAAGGCATGTGA
- a CDS encoding L-rhamnose/proton symporter RhaT — MADPVIGAALHSIGALSSSSCYTPQKKTKLWAWESYWISQATFAWLILPIVGAFLTIPNYMDVLAASPTDAMLRSFALGAIYGVGGLTFGLGIRYIGFSLNYAIAIGISAGLGTIFPLIWTPNEGFVWLIFDKFSTLPGQIVLAGILLSLVGIFFCGWAGALREKSQGDVPSQFSFKTGVPLAIIAGTLSAVFNFALLAGQPIEQAALDAGANDLMKMNAIYPFSNGGAFLTNFIWCVFLFRRNRTGSQLFRLPGQGGGKLAFYYLMALLSGTFWYFQFFFYGMGHANMGDTYGFTSWGLHMSMLILFSNIFGTVFREWENAGKLSKRILHIGMLIIVASTLVITYGNYLGQQTPVH; from the coding sequence ATGGCTGACCCGGTCATCGGCGCCGCCCTGCACAGCATCGGCGCCCTTTCGTCGTCCAGTTGCTACACCCCGCAAAAGAAGACCAAGCTTTGGGCCTGGGAAAGCTATTGGATCTCGCAAGCCACCTTTGCCTGGCTGATCTTGCCCATCGTCGGCGCATTCCTCACGATCCCAAATTATATGGACGTGCTGGCGGCCAGCCCCACCGACGCGATGCTGCGGTCCTTCGCCTTGGGCGCGATATACGGTGTCGGCGGTCTGACGTTCGGGCTGGGCATTCGTTACATCGGGTTTTCGCTGAATTACGCGATCGCGATCGGCATCTCCGCCGGTCTGGGCACGATCTTTCCGTTGATCTGGACACCCAACGAAGGATTCGTGTGGTTGATCTTTGACAAGTTTTCGACCCTGCCCGGGCAAATTGTCCTGGCGGGCATCCTCTTGTCATTGGTCGGAATTTTCTTCTGTGGTTGGGCCGGTGCGCTTCGTGAAAAATCGCAAGGCGACGTGCCATCACAGTTCTCATTCAAGACCGGCGTTCCGTTGGCAATCATCGCAGGAACGCTGTCAGCGGTGTTCAACTTCGCGTTGCTCGCCGGCCAGCCCATTGAACAAGCCGCGTTGGACGCCGGAGCCAACGACTTGATGAAGATGAACGCGATCTATCCGTTCTCCAACGGCGGCGCATTCTTGACCAACTTCATTTGGTGTGTGTTTTTGTTTCGCCGCAACCGCACCGGGTCCCAGCTGTTCCGCTTGCCCGGCCAAGGTGGCGGCAAGCTGGCGTTCTATTACTTGATGGCACTACTAAGTGGGACGTTCTGGTACTTCCAGTTCTTCTTCTATGGCATGGGGCATGCCAATATGGGCGATACATACGGGTTCACCAGCTGGGGACTGCACATGTCGATGCTGATCCTGTTCAGCAACATTTTCGGCACGGTGTTCCGTGAATGGGAGAACGCCGGAAAGCTATCCAAACGGATCCTGCACATCGGGATGCTGATCATCGTCGCATCGACGCTCGTGATCACCTACGGCAACTATCTGGGGCAACAAACACCGGTACACTGA
- a CDS encoding ABC transporter substrate-binding protein — MSDSPILLKGITWNHTRGFVPMVAAAQRFAERNPGVTIDWEKRSLQEFADQPLEDLAARFDLLVIDHPWAGFAAQHGILVPLDDVLPADFLMDQAVNSVGVSHGSYRYADRQWALAIDAATPVASWRPDLLQRHGVSVPRTWDDLVALAKRGLVAMPAIPQDTLMNFYMLCCVQGSDLCESPDVVVNEDLGVRALEQLRELASLVPAAIFDWNPIQVYEAMTQSDDIAYCPFAYGYSNYSRAGYARRLLHFGDVVSMDGDPLRTTLGGTGLAISSQCRHMDIAALFAQMVAGPEYQRTQYVENGGQPGHRSAWTDPENNRRTCDYFANTLPCLDRAYLRPRFSGSLRFQDRDGGGAPIRRYLIDGGDPKAVLQTLNEMYRDSRKVVPS; from the coding sequence ATGTCCGATTCGCCGATTCTGTTGAAAGGGATCACCTGGAACCACACTCGTGGTTTCGTGCCGATGGTCGCGGCGGCGCAGCGGTTTGCTGAACGGAATCCGGGGGTGACGATCGATTGGGAAAAACGCTCGTTGCAAGAGTTTGCCGACCAGCCACTGGAAGATTTGGCGGCACGGTTTGATCTGTTGGTGATCGATCACCCTTGGGCGGGCTTCGCCGCACAGCATGGAATTCTTGTGCCCTTGGACGATGTCCTGCCGGCGGATTTCTTGATGGATCAAGCCGTCAATTCGGTCGGAGTCTCGCACGGCAGTTATCGCTACGCCGATCGCCAGTGGGCTTTGGCAATCGACGCGGCCACGCCGGTGGCTTCGTGGCGACCGGATCTGCTTCAGCGTCACGGCGTGTCGGTGCCGCGGACATGGGACGACCTGGTTGCCTTGGCCAAACGTGGCTTGGTCGCCATGCCGGCCATCCCGCAAGACACACTGATGAACTTTTACATGCTGTGTTGTGTTCAGGGATCCGACTTGTGCGAATCACCGGATGTGGTGGTCAACGAAGACTTGGGCGTGCGAGCGCTGGAACAGCTTCGTGAACTGGCGTCGTTAGTGCCTGCGGCGATCTTCGATTGGAATCCCATCCAAGTCTACGAAGCGATGACGCAAAGCGATGACATCGCGTATTGTCCATTCGCGTACGGGTACAGCAACTACAGCCGTGCCGGTTACGCCCGCCGCTTGTTGCATTTCGGCGACGTTGTTTCGATGGATGGTGATCCGTTGCGGACAACGCTGGGCGGTACGGGGTTGGCGATTTCCAGCCAATGCCGACACATGGACATCGCGGCGTTGTTTGCACAGATGGTCGCCGGACCGGAATACCAGCGGACGCAGTATGTCGAAAACGGCGGGCAACCCGGACATCGCAGTGCCTGGACCGATCCGGAAAACAATCGACGCACATGCGACTACTTTGCCAACACGTTGCCGTGCTTGGACCGCGCGTATTTGCGTCCTCGATTCTCCGGCAGCCTTCGTTTTCAAGACCGCGATGGAGGCGGGGCGCCGATCCGACGCTACTTGATCGACGGTGGTGACCCCAAGGCAGTGTTGCAGACGTTGAACGAAATGTATCGCGACAGCAGAAAGGTTGTGCCGTCATGA
- a CDS encoding CaiB/BaiF CoA transferase family protein, with product MMRPLEGLVVLEFCQYLAGPWAGLRLADMGAQVIKVERPGTGEACRSLATKNLMVGGDSLVFHTINRGKQSFAANLKDPDDLQQVKRLVKRADVMTHNFRPGVMEKLGLDYGVVRQLNPRIVYGEVSGYGKEGPWRDKPGQDLLAQSMTGLMYLNGRRDSPPVPIGVAAADAICGVHFAQGLLAALVRRGKTGQGALVEVSLVESTIDMQFEALTTYLNDGQRLPNRSHGFAAHPYQGAPYGVYPTANGYLALAMGSLPKLAVQLQLPQLRQYVDSRSGFQHADQIRDLIADRLARHRTADWLEQLEAADVWCAEVLTYEQLRQRDGYRVLQMEQQVQRENASVRTLRCPIRIDGQRLFCDSAAPVVGADTDTLTRELLNA from the coding sequence ATGATGCGTCCATTGGAAGGGCTGGTTGTCCTGGAGTTTTGCCAGTACTTGGCGGGGCCGTGGGCCGGGCTAAGGCTGGCCGACATGGGGGCCCAGGTGATCAAGGTTGAACGACCAGGAACCGGCGAAGCGTGCCGCAGTTTGGCAACCAAGAACTTGATGGTCGGCGGCGACAGCCTGGTCTTTCACACGATCAATCGTGGCAAGCAGTCCTTTGCGGCCAACTTGAAAGACCCTGATGATCTGCAGCAGGTGAAGCGGTTGGTCAAGCGTGCCGATGTGATGACGCACAACTTCCGACCCGGCGTGATGGAAAAGTTGGGGTTGGATTATGGCGTGGTCCGGCAATTGAATCCGCGGATCGTCTATGGCGAGGTCTCCGGGTACGGCAAAGAAGGGCCGTGGCGAGACAAGCCGGGGCAGGATCTGTTGGCCCAATCGATGACGGGGCTGATGTATTTGAACGGGCGTCGTGACAGTCCGCCGGTTCCGATCGGTGTTGCCGCCGCCGACGCGATCTGTGGCGTGCACTTCGCGCAAGGCTTGCTGGCCGCGTTGGTGCGGCGGGGGAAAACGGGGCAGGGTGCTTTGGTCGAAGTCAGTTTGGTCGAATCGACCATCGACATGCAGTTCGAAGCATTGACCACCTACCTGAACGACGGCCAGCGTTTGCCCAACCGCAGTCACGGCTTTGCCGCGCATCCGTACCAGGGTGCGCCCTATGGTGTGTACCCGACCGCCAATGGTTATTTGGCATTGGCGATGGGATCACTGCCAAAGTTGGCCGTTCAGTTGCAATTGCCACAGTTGCGGCAGTACGTCGACAGCAGGTCGGGTTTTCAGCATGCCGACCAGATCCGTGACTTGATCGCCGATCGGCTTGCCCGGCACCGTACCGCCGATTGGTTGGAACAGTTGGAGGCCGCGGACGTTTGGTGCGCCGAAGTTCTGACGTACGAACAACTGCGGCAGCGCGACGGGTACCGCGTTTTGCAGATGGAACAGCAAGTTCAGCGGGAAAACGCATCCGTGCGGACGCTGCGATGTCCGATCCGAATCGACGGCCAACGATTGTTTTGTGATTCGGCGGCGCCTGTGGTGGGCGCCGACACCGACACGTTGACGCGAGAATTGCTAAATGCCTGA
- a CDS encoding MaoC family dehydratase, with translation MPESTPVAVHHQIPMHNVEDWMYEDFQIGDKRRSIARTISEGEAMMFNAMVLDMHPYVADQPFAESEGNFGKRLVAGAQVFSYGLGLMANNNVHTFSYGYDKLRFIKPVFIGDTIYTIRTHLSKRPKYESMGLVVVSYEIFKTSGDGVSGDLVLYAEHLQTVKYRDPSQWTDQIEK, from the coding sequence ATGCCTGAATCAACGCCTGTCGCCGTCCATCACCAGATCCCCATGCACAACGTGGAGGACTGGATGTATGAAGATTTCCAGATCGGCGACAAACGTCGCTCGATCGCGCGAACGATCTCCGAAGGCGAAGCGATGATGTTCAACGCGATGGTGTTGGACATGCATCCCTATGTTGCCGACCAACCCTTTGCCGAATCGGAAGGCAACTTTGGAAAACGGTTGGTGGCCGGAGCGCAAGTCTTCAGCTATGGCCTGGGACTGATGGCCAACAATAACGTCCACACGTTCAGCTACGGCTATGACAAACTGCGGTTCATCAAGCCTGTGTTCATTGGCGACACAATATATACCATCCGCACGCATCTATCGAAGCGTCCCAAGTACGAATCGATGGGATTGGTGGTGGTCAGCTATGAGATTTTCAAGACGTCGGGCGATGGTGTGTCGGGCGACTTGGTTTTGTATGCCGAGCATTTGCAGACCGTGAAGTATCGTGACCCTTCCCAGTGGACGGACCAAATCGAAAAGTAG
- a CDS encoding alpha-L-fucosidase, giving the protein MKTSKTTLSISVMAALAFLLMPSADADDPVDGPFKPTWESLEAYECPEWFRDAKFGIYAHWGVYSAPSGKTNTDWYGRNMYKTGHPNNVEHLERFGDLNEFGYKDFVPMLTAEKFDADQWVDLYVQAGARFAGPVGEHADGFSMWDSKVNPWNAAQMGPHRDVVGEMKAAVEKRGLKFLVSMHHSWHWGWFPTWDQNTDASDPKFASLYGPKMTSIEIQARSLPHGSDSNKSTYPMPSDEFERTWLEKVNEVVTGYSPDMLWFDNRMQILSESVRQKMVARYYNHASSTGQQPVLTYKRPDLAIGTATVDLERSRMPDVYPDPWLTDTSISPSTWSYASDMKLYSADRIVDDLVDIVSKNGCMLLNIAPAPDGTIPADQQQVLRDIGDWLRINGEAIYGSRPWLMFGEGPTSTPVGHLADVKFNGFGSKDIRYTTNHGNLYAIALDRPADGENVQIVWLGSSTYRGKITDVTLVGHEGKIQWERTKDGLMIQIPEKTDCKYAYVFKIGRES; this is encoded by the coding sequence ATGAAGACGTCAAAAACGACTTTGTCCATCTCCGTGATGGCCGCCCTGGCATTCTTGTTGATGCCGTCGGCCGATGCGGACGACCCGGTCGACGGACCGTTCAAGCCCACTTGGGAATCACTGGAGGCTTATGAGTGTCCGGAGTGGTTCCGTGACGCAAAGTTCGGCATCTATGCACACTGGGGCGTCTATTCCGCACCCAGCGGCAAGACCAACACTGATTGGTATGGCCGCAACATGTACAAGACCGGACACCCGAACAACGTCGAACATTTGGAACGTTTCGGCGACTTGAACGAATTCGGGTACAAGGATTTTGTTCCGATGCTGACGGCGGAAAAATTCGACGCCGACCAGTGGGTGGACCTATACGTCCAGGCCGGTGCGCGGTTCGCCGGTCCGGTGGGCGAGCATGCCGACGGGTTTTCGATGTGGGATTCTAAAGTGAATCCGTGGAACGCGGCACAGATGGGACCGCACCGCGACGTGGTGGGGGAAATGAAAGCGGCGGTGGAAAAACGCGGCCTGAAATTCTTGGTCAGCATGCACCATTCATGGCACTGGGGTTGGTTCCCGACGTGGGATCAAAACACCGACGCATCGGATCCGAAGTTTGCGTCGTTGTATGGCCCCAAGATGACGTCGATCGAGATCCAGGCGCGGTCGTTGCCACACGGATCGGATTCCAATAAGTCGACCTATCCGATGCCGTCGGACGAGTTTGAACGAACCTGGTTGGAAAAGGTCAACGAAGTCGTCACGGGTTATTCGCCTGACATGTTGTGGTTCGACAACCGCATGCAAATCCTTTCGGAATCGGTACGACAAAAGATGGTTGCCCGCTATTACAACCACGCATCGTCCACGGGCCAGCAGCCCGTGCTGACCTATAAACGTCCCGACTTGGCCATTGGAACCGCCACGGTCGATTTGGAACGCAGCCGGATGCCCGATGTCTATCCTGATCCCTGGCTGACCGACACTTCAATTTCTCCATCGACTTGGTCTTACGCGTCGGACATGAAGCTGTATTCGGCCGATCGGATCGTCGACGACTTGGTCGATATCGTCAGCAAGAACGGATGCATGTTGCTGAACATCGCGCCCGCGCCGGATGGTACGATCCCGGCGGATCAGCAACAGGTGTTGCGTGACATCGGCGATTGGCTGCGAATCAACGGCGAAGCCATTTATGGATCGCGTCCGTGGTTGATGTTCGGCGAAGGCCCGACGTCGACGCCGGTGGGGCACCTGGCCGATGTCAAATTCAACGGTTTCGGCAGCAAAGACATTCGCTACACGACCAACCATGGCAATCTCTATGCCATCGCGTTGGATCGACCGGCCGACGGTGAAAATGTGCAGATCGTGTGGCTGGGGTCGTCGACCTATCGCGGGAAAATCACCGACGTCACATTGGTGGGGCACGAGGGAAAGATCCAGTGGGAACGCACCAAGGACGGGCTGATGATTCAGATACCGGAGAAGACCGATTGCAAGTATGCGTATGTCTTCAAAATCGGACGTGAATCATGA
- a CDS encoding MaoC family dehydratase, whose translation MFQEIFYEDYQVGDSRTTLGRTITEADIVLHAGQTGDFFPHHMDAQWCETQDFGQRIVHGTLTFSVGVGLTAVVVNPQGMSYGYDRLRFIKPVFIGDTLHTVVTISEKKDHKKRDNVGIVTEHLDVQNQQGETVLVCDHLLIVNKKATDNG comes from the coding sequence GTGTTCCAGGAGATCTTTTACGAAGACTACCAGGTGGGTGATTCCCGGACGACGCTGGGACGCACCATCACCGAAGCCGACATTGTCTTGCACGCGGGCCAGACCGGCGACTTCTTTCCCCATCACATGGACGCCCAGTGGTGCGAGACCCAGGACTTTGGGCAACGTATTGTGCACGGCACGCTGACGTTTTCCGTCGGCGTCGGGCTGACCGCCGTGGTCGTCAACCCGCAGGGCATGAGCTATGGCTATGACCGACTGCGGTTCATCAAACCGGTCTTCATCGGTGACACGCTGCATACGGTGGTCACGATCTCCGAAAAGAAGGACCACAAGAAACGCGACAACGTTGGAATCGTGACCGAACACCTGGACGTACAGAACCAGCAGGGCGAAACCGTTCTGGTGTGCGACCATCTGTTGATCGTGAACAAGAAGGCGACTGACAATGGCTGA